Proteins co-encoded in one Siniperca chuatsi isolate FFG_IHB_CAS linkage group LG11, ASM2008510v1, whole genome shotgun sequence genomic window:
- the pla2g12b gene encoding group XIIB secretory phospholipase A2-like protein isoform X5: MKMITVGASTLLEIVFRLCTDTLTPWWSWWGDTMVCVSTAADMLDLGIPAMTKCCNQLDVCYDTCGRSKYDCDSKFRSCLHGICSDLNKSLGFVSKVQACESVADTLYNTVWTLGCRPYMNSQRAACVCEGEERDEL; this comes from the exons ATGAAGATGATAACAGTTGGAGCCTCAACTCTATTAGAAATAGTTTTCAGACTGTGCACGGATACTTTGACTCCATGGTGGAGCTGGTGGGGGGACACAATGGTGTGTGTCAGTACCGCTGCAGATATG CTTGACCTGGGGATCCCTGCTATGACAAAGTGCTGTAACCAGCTTGACGTCTGCTATGACACTTGCGGGAGAAGCAAGTACGACTGTGACTCCAAGTTTCGCTCATGTCTGCATGGCATCTGCTCTGACCTTAATAAGAGTCTCGGCTTTGTGTCGAAGGTACAAG CCTGTGAATCGGTGGCAGACACTCTCTACAACACAGTGTGGACTCTTGGTTGTAGACCTTACATGAACAGCCAGAGGGCAGCATGTGTCTgcgagggagaggagagggatgaACTGTGA
- the pla2g12b gene encoding group XIIB secretory phospholipase A2-like protein isoform X1, producing MLRTVVLLLLCLSTGICATLGHYQTQAKEEEEVPAVDSADEPAANSLFGDNLLAKILAADSPAADKPEVDVPVADGVTAEEQPSSVEEEGNDIRPVQTNQSLNRPLAHEDDNSWSLNSIRNSFQTVHGYFDSMVELVGGHNGVCQYRCRYGEPPQPRPGYQLPEPNGCSSSLVGFQVNAALDLGIPAMTKCCNQLDVCYDTCGRSKYDCDSKFRSCLHGICSDLNKSLGFVSKVQACESVADTLYNTVWTLGCRPYMNSQRAACVCEGEERDEL from the exons ATGCTTCGGACTGTggtcctgctcctcctctgcttgtCCACAGGCATTTGTGCTACTTTAGGCCACTACCAGACTCaagcaaaggaggaggaggaggttccTGCTGTGGACTCAGCTGATGAACCAGCAGCTAACTCCCTTTTTGGTGACAATCTACTAGCTAAAATACTTGCAGCAGATAGCCCAGCAGCTGACAAACCTGAAGTGGATGTCCCTGTAGCAGATGGTGTAACAGCCGAGGAGCAACCTTCTTCTGTGGAAGAGGAGGGGAATGACATCAGACCAGTCCAGACAAACCAGTCCCTGAACAGACCCTTGGCACATGAAGATGATAACAGTTGGAGCCTCAACTCTATTAGAAATAGTTTTCAGACTGTGCACGGATACTTTGACTCCATGGTGGAGCTGGTGGGGGGACACAATGGTGTGTGTCAGTACCGCTGCAGATATG GAGAACCTCCTCAACCTCGTCCCGGCTACCAGCTCCCAGAACCAAATGGCTGCAGTTCCTCTCTGGTGGGATTCCAGGTGAATGCCGCT CTTGACCTGGGGATCCCTGCTATGACAAAGTGCTGTAACCAGCTTGACGTCTGCTATGACACTTGCGGGAGAAGCAAGTACGACTGTGACTCCAAGTTTCGCTCATGTCTGCATGGCATCTGCTCTGACCTTAATAAGAGTCTCGGCTTTGTGTCGAAGGTACAAG CCTGTGAATCGGTGGCAGACACTCTCTACAACACAGTGTGGACTCTTGGTTGTAGACCTTACATGAACAGCCAGAGGGCAGCATGTGTCTgcgagggagaggagagggatgaACTGTGA
- the pla2g12b gene encoding group XIIB secretory phospholipase A2-like protein isoform X2 has protein sequence MLRTVVLLLLCLSTGICATLGHYQTQAKEEEEVPAVDSADEPAANSLFGDNLLAKILAADSPAADKPEVDVPVADGVTAEEQPSSVEEEGNDIRPVQTNQSLNRPLAHEDDNSWSLNSIRNSFQTVHGYFDSMVELVGGHNGVCQYRCRYGEPPQPRPGYQLPEPNGCSSSLVGFQLDLGIPAMTKCCNQLDVCYDTCGRSKYDCDSKFRSCLHGICSDLNKSLGFVSKVQACESVADTLYNTVWTLGCRPYMNSQRAACVCEGEERDEL, from the exons ATGCTTCGGACTGTggtcctgctcctcctctgcttgtCCACAGGCATTTGTGCTACTTTAGGCCACTACCAGACTCaagcaaaggaggaggaggaggttccTGCTGTGGACTCAGCTGATGAACCAGCAGCTAACTCCCTTTTTGGTGACAATCTACTAGCTAAAATACTTGCAGCAGATAGCCCAGCAGCTGACAAACCTGAAGTGGATGTCCCTGTAGCAGATGGTGTAACAGCCGAGGAGCAACCTTCTTCTGTGGAAGAGGAGGGGAATGACATCAGACCAGTCCAGACAAACCAGTCCCTGAACAGACCCTTGGCACATGAAGATGATAACAGTTGGAGCCTCAACTCTATTAGAAATAGTTTTCAGACTGTGCACGGATACTTTGACTCCATGGTGGAGCTGGTGGGGGGACACAATGGTGTGTGTCAGTACCGCTGCAGATATG GAGAACCTCCTCAACCTCGTCCCGGCTACCAGCTCCCAGAACCAAATGGCTGCAGTTCCTCTCTGGTGGGATTCCAG CTTGACCTGGGGATCCCTGCTATGACAAAGTGCTGTAACCAGCTTGACGTCTGCTATGACACTTGCGGGAGAAGCAAGTACGACTGTGACTCCAAGTTTCGCTCATGTCTGCATGGCATCTGCTCTGACCTTAATAAGAGTCTCGGCTTTGTGTCGAAGGTACAAG CCTGTGAATCGGTGGCAGACACTCTCTACAACACAGTGTGGACTCTTGGTTGTAGACCTTACATGAACAGCCAGAGGGCAGCATGTGTCTgcgagggagaggagagggatgaACTGTGA
- the pla2g12b gene encoding group XIIB secretory phospholipase A2-like protein isoform X3: MLRTVVLLLLCLSTGICATLGHYQTQAKEEEEVPAVDSADEPAANSLFGDNLLAKILAADSPAADKPEVDVPVADGVTAEEQPSSVEEEGNDIRPVQTNQSLNRPLAHEDDNSWSLNSIRNSFQTVHGYFDSMVELVGGHNGVCQYRCRYVLSFDSLTWGSLL; the protein is encoded by the exons ATGCTTCGGACTGTggtcctgctcctcctctgcttgtCCACAGGCATTTGTGCTACTTTAGGCCACTACCAGACTCaagcaaaggaggaggaggaggttccTGCTGTGGACTCAGCTGATGAACCAGCAGCTAACTCCCTTTTTGGTGACAATCTACTAGCTAAAATACTTGCAGCAGATAGCCCAGCAGCTGACAAACCTGAAGTGGATGTCCCTGTAGCAGATGGTGTAACAGCCGAGGAGCAACCTTCTTCTGTGGAAGAGGAGGGGAATGACATCAGACCAGTCCAGACAAACCAGTCCCTGAACAGACCCTTGGCACATGAAGATGATAACAGTTGGAGCCTCAACTCTATTAGAAATAGTTTTCAGACTGTGCACGGATACTTTGACTCCATGGTGGAGCTGGTGGGGGGACACAATGGTGTGTGTCAGTACCGCTGCAGATATG TTCTTTCTTTTGACAGCTTGACCTGGGGATCCCTGCTATGA
- the pla2g12b gene encoding group XIIB secretory phospholipase A2-like protein isoform X4 gives MLRTVVLLLLCLSTGICATLGHYQTQAKEEEEVPAVDSADEPAANSLFGDNLLAKILAADSPAADKPEVDVPVADGVTAEEQPSSVEEEGNDIRPVQTNQSLNRPLAHEDDNSWSLNSIRNSFQTVHGYFDSMVELVGGHNGVCQYRCRYA, from the exons ATGCTTCGGACTGTggtcctgctcctcctctgcttgtCCACAGGCATTTGTGCTACTTTAGGCCACTACCAGACTCaagcaaaggaggaggaggaggttccTGCTGTGGACTCAGCTGATGAACCAGCAGCTAACTCCCTTTTTGGTGACAATCTACTAGCTAAAATACTTGCAGCAGATAGCCCAGCAGCTGACAAACCTGAAGTGGATGTCCCTGTAGCAGATGGTGTAACAGCCGAGGAGCAACCTTCTTCTGTGGAAGAGGAGGGGAATGACATCAGACCAGTCCAGACAAACCAGTCCCTGAACAGACCCTTGGCACATGAAGATGATAACAGTTGGAGCCTCAACTCTATTAGAAATAGTTTTCAGACTGTGCACGGATACTTTGACTCCATGGTGGAGCTGGTGGGGGGACACAATGGTGTGTGTCAGTACCGCTGCAGATATG CTTGA
- the LOC122884947 gene encoding uncharacterized protein C6orf118-like isoform X4 has translation MSSSCKSKPRCFGSDIHRLLLAAEAGQKADILTYSSGHLGPRSLTQSQPHRETKQSFWRMSQSQEETPLTLQQTRTKVPTYVKKKEMKESPSEFSTGTALIESEVLRSGQAHTTDCSSHADRREDISLPKILYCSSNSLPVQPRAFSQKKSNSSSDPEGKQQVCSTHSDQEGPNNEGQLKTKQRFGRQVIAKQDLWAGINVAEMHERKLQKELKKLSAQSWPSRDRLVVFSDVFDDVCEGSPVFGRILREIKSQNTSHEDLGNGKVREMELEDAEKEVCRLEQEARRALEENIRVRNELQNVPAIINPEDIDMKNASLSRLQDRGTAIGCTNCVQSKRLQVLNTWREIQQLEEEIKEKLVSTVTTTANERRIKDLKTEIMRLIASNDRLKTTNKDLRNNINMVLNREKASKAIRRMLWDEAHCDLQTE, from the exons ATGTCCAGCAGCTGTAAGTCAAAGCCTAGGTGCTTTGGGAGCGACATCCACAGactgctgctggctgctgaAGCTGGTCAGAAGGCTGATATCCTGACCTACTCCTCAGGTCATCTGGGGCCCCGCAGCCTGACCCAGAGTCAGCCTCACAGGGAGACAAAGCAGTCTTTTTGGAGGATGTCTCAGAGTCAAGAAGAAACCCCTTTGACACTCCAGCAGACACGGACAAAGGTACCGACCTatgtaaagaagaaagaaatgaaagagtCTCCCTCTGAGTTCTCCACTGGTACAGCTTTAATAGAGTCTGAAGTCTTGAGGTCAGGACAAGCTCACACCACTGATTGCTCATCACATGCAGACAGAAGAGAAGATATAAGTCTACCTAAGATACTTTATTGTTCCTCAAACTCTTTGCCGGTACAGCCAAGAGCCTTTTCCCAGAAAAAGTCTAACTCTTCATCTGATCCAGAGGGGAAACAGCAAGTTTGCTCCACCCACTCTGACCAGGAAGGCCCGAATAATGAGGGccagctaaaaacaaaacaacggTTTGGCAGGCAAGTCATAGCCAAGCAGGACCTCTGGGCTGGAATAAATGTTGCTGAAATGCATGAGAGGAAACTACAAAAG GAGCTAAAGAAGCTGTCAGCGCAAAGCTGGCCCAGCAGAGACCGCCTTGTGGTGTTCAGTGACGTCTTTGATGATGTATGTGAAGGCTCGCCAGTATTTGGACGCATCCTGAGGGAAATTAAG TCGCAGAATACTTCACATGAAGATCTTGGCAATGGCAAAGTAAGGGAAATGGAGTTGGAAGATGCTGAAAAAGAGGTTTGCAGGCTGGAGCAGGAGGCCAGAAGAGCTCTAGAGGAGAATATACG aGTCCGAAATGAATTACAGAATGTTCCAGCTATCATAAACCCAGAGGACATTGACATGAAGA ATGCATCTCTGTCAAGGCTGCAGGACAGAGGGACTGCCATCGGCTGCACCAACTGTGTCCAATCCAAGAGGCTTCAGGTGTTGAACACGTGGAGGGAGATacaacagctggaggaggagattAAGGAGAAGCTGGTGTCCACTGTTACAACCACAGCCAATGAAAGACGCATCAAGGACCTAAAG ACAGAGATAATGAGACTGATAGCCTCAAATGACCGTCTGAAGACCACCAACAAG GATCTGAGAAACAATATCAACATGGTGCTgaacagagagaaagcaagCAAAGCCATAAGACG GATGTTGTGGGACGAAGCACATTGTGATCTACAAACAGAGTGA
- the LOC122884947 gene encoding uncharacterized protein C6orf118-like isoform X1, whose protein sequence is MSSSCKSKPRCFGSDIHRLLLAAEAGQKADILTYSSGHLGPRSLTQSQPHRETKQSFWRMSQSQEETPLTLQQTRTKVPTYVKKKEMKESPSEFSTGTALIESEVLRSGQAHTTDCSSHADRREDISLPKILYCSSNSLPVQPRAFSQKKSNSSSDPEGKQQVCSTHSDQEGPNNEGQLKTKQRFGRQVIAKQDLWAGINVAEMHERKLQKELKKLSAQSWPSRDRLVVFSDVFDDVCEGSPVFGRILREIKTDYDLYVNHMMASQSSLHDMSQNTSHEDLGNGKVREMELEDAEKEVCRLEQEARRALEENIRVRNELQNVPAIINPEDIDMKNASLSRLQDRGTAIGCTNCVQSKRLQVLNTWREIQQLEEEIKEKLVSTVTTTANERRIKDLKTEIMRLIASNDRLKTTNKDLRNNINMVLNREKASKAIRRMLWDEAHCDLQTE, encoded by the exons ATGTCCAGCAGCTGTAAGTCAAAGCCTAGGTGCTTTGGGAGCGACATCCACAGactgctgctggctgctgaAGCTGGTCAGAAGGCTGATATCCTGACCTACTCCTCAGGTCATCTGGGGCCCCGCAGCCTGACCCAGAGTCAGCCTCACAGGGAGACAAAGCAGTCTTTTTGGAGGATGTCTCAGAGTCAAGAAGAAACCCCTTTGACACTCCAGCAGACACGGACAAAGGTACCGACCTatgtaaagaagaaagaaatgaaagagtCTCCCTCTGAGTTCTCCACTGGTACAGCTTTAATAGAGTCTGAAGTCTTGAGGTCAGGACAAGCTCACACCACTGATTGCTCATCACATGCAGACAGAAGAGAAGATATAAGTCTACCTAAGATACTTTATTGTTCCTCAAACTCTTTGCCGGTACAGCCAAGAGCCTTTTCCCAGAAAAAGTCTAACTCTTCATCTGATCCAGAGGGGAAACAGCAAGTTTGCTCCACCCACTCTGACCAGGAAGGCCCGAATAATGAGGGccagctaaaaacaaaacaacggTTTGGCAGGCAAGTCATAGCCAAGCAGGACCTCTGGGCTGGAATAAATGTTGCTGAAATGCATGAGAGGAAACTACAAAAG GAGCTAAAGAAGCTGTCAGCGCAAAGCTGGCCCAGCAGAGACCGCCTTGTGGTGTTCAGTGACGTCTTTGATGATGTATGTGAAGGCTCGCCAGTATTTGGACGCATCCTGAGGGAAATTAAG aCAGATTATGATTTGTATGTCAACCACATGATGGCTTCCCAATCATCACTGCATGACATG TCGCAGAATACTTCACATGAAGATCTTGGCAATGGCAAAGTAAGGGAAATGGAGTTGGAAGATGCTGAAAAAGAGGTTTGCAGGCTGGAGCAGGAGGCCAGAAGAGCTCTAGAGGAGAATATACG aGTCCGAAATGAATTACAGAATGTTCCAGCTATCATAAACCCAGAGGACATTGACATGAAGA ATGCATCTCTGTCAAGGCTGCAGGACAGAGGGACTGCCATCGGCTGCACCAACTGTGTCCAATCCAAGAGGCTTCAGGTGTTGAACACGTGGAGGGAGATacaacagctggaggaggagattAAGGAGAAGCTGGTGTCCACTGTTACAACCACAGCCAATGAAAGACGCATCAAGGACCTAAAG ACAGAGATAATGAGACTGATAGCCTCAAATGACCGTCTGAAGACCACCAACAAG GATCTGAGAAACAATATCAACATGGTGCTgaacagagagaaagcaagCAAAGCCATAAGACG GATGTTGTGGGACGAAGCACATTGTGATCTACAAACAGAGTGA
- the LOC122884947 gene encoding uncharacterized protein C6orf118-like isoform X3 encodes MSSSCKSKPRCFGSDIHRLLLAAEAGQKADILTYSSGHLGPRSLTQSQPHRETKQSFWRMSQSQEETPLTLQQTRTKVPTYVKKKEMKESPSEFSTGTALIESEVLRSGQAHTTDCSSHADRREDISLPKILYCSSNSLPVQPRAFSQKKSNSSSDPEGKQQVCSTHSDQEGPNNEGQLKTKQRFGRQVIAKQDLWAGINVAEMHERKLQKELKKLSAQSWPSRDRLVVFSDVFDDTDYDLYVNHMMASQSSLHDMSQNTSHEDLGNGKVREMELEDAEKEVCRLEQEARRALEENIRVRNELQNVPAIINPEDIDMKNASLSRLQDRGTAIGCTNCVQSKRLQVLNTWREIQQLEEEIKEKLVSTVTTTANERRIKDLKTEIMRLIASNDRLKTTNKDLRNNINMVLNREKASKAIRRMLWDEAHCDLQTE; translated from the exons ATGTCCAGCAGCTGTAAGTCAAAGCCTAGGTGCTTTGGGAGCGACATCCACAGactgctgctggctgctgaAGCTGGTCAGAAGGCTGATATCCTGACCTACTCCTCAGGTCATCTGGGGCCCCGCAGCCTGACCCAGAGTCAGCCTCACAGGGAGACAAAGCAGTCTTTTTGGAGGATGTCTCAGAGTCAAGAAGAAACCCCTTTGACACTCCAGCAGACACGGACAAAGGTACCGACCTatgtaaagaagaaagaaatgaaagagtCTCCCTCTGAGTTCTCCACTGGTACAGCTTTAATAGAGTCTGAAGTCTTGAGGTCAGGACAAGCTCACACCACTGATTGCTCATCACATGCAGACAGAAGAGAAGATATAAGTCTACCTAAGATACTTTATTGTTCCTCAAACTCTTTGCCGGTACAGCCAAGAGCCTTTTCCCAGAAAAAGTCTAACTCTTCATCTGATCCAGAGGGGAAACAGCAAGTTTGCTCCACCCACTCTGACCAGGAAGGCCCGAATAATGAGGGccagctaaaaacaaaacaacggTTTGGCAGGCAAGTCATAGCCAAGCAGGACCTCTGGGCTGGAATAAATGTTGCTGAAATGCATGAGAGGAAACTACAAAAG GAGCTAAAGAAGCTGTCAGCGCAAAGCTGGCCCAGCAGAGACCGCCTTGTGGTGTTCAGTGACGTCTTTGATGAT aCAGATTATGATTTGTATGTCAACCACATGATGGCTTCCCAATCATCACTGCATGACATG TCGCAGAATACTTCACATGAAGATCTTGGCAATGGCAAAGTAAGGGAAATGGAGTTGGAAGATGCTGAAAAAGAGGTTTGCAGGCTGGAGCAGGAGGCCAGAAGAGCTCTAGAGGAGAATATACG aGTCCGAAATGAATTACAGAATGTTCCAGCTATCATAAACCCAGAGGACATTGACATGAAGA ATGCATCTCTGTCAAGGCTGCAGGACAGAGGGACTGCCATCGGCTGCACCAACTGTGTCCAATCCAAGAGGCTTCAGGTGTTGAACACGTGGAGGGAGATacaacagctggaggaggagattAAGGAGAAGCTGGTGTCCACTGTTACAACCACAGCCAATGAAAGACGCATCAAGGACCTAAAG ACAGAGATAATGAGACTGATAGCCTCAAATGACCGTCTGAAGACCACCAACAAG GATCTGAGAAACAATATCAACATGGTGCTgaacagagagaaagcaagCAAAGCCATAAGACG GATGTTGTGGGACGAAGCACATTGTGATCTACAAACAGAGTGA
- the LOC122884947 gene encoding uncharacterized protein C6orf118-like isoform X2: MSSSCKSKPRCFGSDIHRLLLAAEAGQKADILTYSSGHLGPRSLTQSQPHRETKQSFWRMSQSQEETPLTLQQTRTKVPTYVKKKEMKESPSEFSTGTALIESEVLRSGQAHTTDCSSHADRREDISLPKILYCSSNSLPVQPRAFSQKKSNSSSDPEGKQQVCSTHSDQEGPNNEGQLKTKQRFGRQVIAKQDLWAGINVAEMHERKLQKELKKLSAQSWPSRDRLVVFSDVFDDVCEGSPVFGRILREIKTDYDLYVNHMMASQSSLHDMSQNTSHEDLGNGKVREMELEDAEKEVCRLEQEARRALEENIRYCKDLSNKKNASLSRLQDRGTAIGCTNCVQSKRLQVLNTWREIQQLEEEIKEKLVSTVTTTANERRIKDLKTEIMRLIASNDRLKTTNKDLRNNINMVLNREKASKAIRRMLWDEAHCDLQTE, encoded by the exons ATGTCCAGCAGCTGTAAGTCAAAGCCTAGGTGCTTTGGGAGCGACATCCACAGactgctgctggctgctgaAGCTGGTCAGAAGGCTGATATCCTGACCTACTCCTCAGGTCATCTGGGGCCCCGCAGCCTGACCCAGAGTCAGCCTCACAGGGAGACAAAGCAGTCTTTTTGGAGGATGTCTCAGAGTCAAGAAGAAACCCCTTTGACACTCCAGCAGACACGGACAAAGGTACCGACCTatgtaaagaagaaagaaatgaaagagtCTCCCTCTGAGTTCTCCACTGGTACAGCTTTAATAGAGTCTGAAGTCTTGAGGTCAGGACAAGCTCACACCACTGATTGCTCATCACATGCAGACAGAAGAGAAGATATAAGTCTACCTAAGATACTTTATTGTTCCTCAAACTCTTTGCCGGTACAGCCAAGAGCCTTTTCCCAGAAAAAGTCTAACTCTTCATCTGATCCAGAGGGGAAACAGCAAGTTTGCTCCACCCACTCTGACCAGGAAGGCCCGAATAATGAGGGccagctaaaaacaaaacaacggTTTGGCAGGCAAGTCATAGCCAAGCAGGACCTCTGGGCTGGAATAAATGTTGCTGAAATGCATGAGAGGAAACTACAAAAG GAGCTAAAGAAGCTGTCAGCGCAAAGCTGGCCCAGCAGAGACCGCCTTGTGGTGTTCAGTGACGTCTTTGATGATGTATGTGAAGGCTCGCCAGTATTTGGACGCATCCTGAGGGAAATTAAG aCAGATTATGATTTGTATGTCAACCACATGATGGCTTCCCAATCATCACTGCATGACATG TCGCAGAATACTTCACATGAAGATCTTGGCAATGGCAAAGTAAGGGAAATGGAGTTGGAAGATGCTGAAAAAGAGGTTTGCAGGCTGGAGCAGGAGGCCAGAAGAGCTCTAGAGGAGAATATACGGTACTGCAAGGATCTTTCTAACAAAAAAa ATGCATCTCTGTCAAGGCTGCAGGACAGAGGGACTGCCATCGGCTGCACCAACTGTGTCCAATCCAAGAGGCTTCAGGTGTTGAACACGTGGAGGGAGATacaacagctggaggaggagattAAGGAGAAGCTGGTGTCCACTGTTACAACCACAGCCAATGAAAGACGCATCAAGGACCTAAAG ACAGAGATAATGAGACTGATAGCCTCAAATGACCGTCTGAAGACCACCAACAAG GATCTGAGAAACAATATCAACATGGTGCTgaacagagagaaagcaagCAAAGCCATAAGACG GATGTTGTGGGACGAAGCACATTGTGATCTACAAACAGAGTGA
- the LOC122884947 gene encoding uncharacterized protein C6orf118-like isoform X5, with amino-acid sequence MSSSCKSKPRCFGSDIHRLLLAAEAGQKADILTYSSGHLGPRSLTQSQPHRETKQSFWRMSQSQEETPLTLQQTRTKPRAFSQKKSNSSSDPEGKQQVCSTHSDQEGPNNEGQLKTKQRFGRQVIAKQDLWAGINVAEMHERKLQKELKKLSAQSWPSRDRLVVFSDVFDDVCEGSPVFGRILREIKTDYDLYVNHMMASQSSLHDMSQNTSHEDLGNGKVREMELEDAEKEVCRLEQEARRALEENIRVRNELQNVPAIINPEDIDMKNASLSRLQDRGTAIGCTNCVQSKRLQVLNTWREIQQLEEEIKEKLVSTVTTTANERRIKDLKTEIMRLIASNDRLKTTNKDLRNNINMVLNREKASKAIRRMLWDEAHCDLQTE; translated from the exons ATGTCCAGCAGCTGTAAGTCAAAGCCTAGGTGCTTTGGGAGCGACATCCACAGactgctgctggctgctgaAGCTGGTCAGAAGGCTGATATCCTGACCTACTCCTCAGGTCATCTGGGGCCCCGCAGCCTGACCCAGAGTCAGCCTCACAGGGAGACAAAGCAGTCTTTTTGGAGGATGTCTCAGAGTCAAGAAGAAACCCCTTTGACACTCCAGCAGACACGGACAAAG CCAAGAGCCTTTTCCCAGAAAAAGTCTAACTCTTCATCTGATCCAGAGGGGAAACAGCAAGTTTGCTCCACCCACTCTGACCAGGAAGGCCCGAATAATGAGGGccagctaaaaacaaaacaacggTTTGGCAGGCAAGTCATAGCCAAGCAGGACCTCTGGGCTGGAATAAATGTTGCTGAAATGCATGAGAGGAAACTACAAAAG GAGCTAAAGAAGCTGTCAGCGCAAAGCTGGCCCAGCAGAGACCGCCTTGTGGTGTTCAGTGACGTCTTTGATGATGTATGTGAAGGCTCGCCAGTATTTGGACGCATCCTGAGGGAAATTAAG aCAGATTATGATTTGTATGTCAACCACATGATGGCTTCCCAATCATCACTGCATGACATG TCGCAGAATACTTCACATGAAGATCTTGGCAATGGCAAAGTAAGGGAAATGGAGTTGGAAGATGCTGAAAAAGAGGTTTGCAGGCTGGAGCAGGAGGCCAGAAGAGCTCTAGAGGAGAATATACG aGTCCGAAATGAATTACAGAATGTTCCAGCTATCATAAACCCAGAGGACATTGACATGAAGA ATGCATCTCTGTCAAGGCTGCAGGACAGAGGGACTGCCATCGGCTGCACCAACTGTGTCCAATCCAAGAGGCTTCAGGTGTTGAACACGTGGAGGGAGATacaacagctggaggaggagattAAGGAGAAGCTGGTGTCCACTGTTACAACCACAGCCAATGAAAGACGCATCAAGGACCTAAAG ACAGAGATAATGAGACTGATAGCCTCAAATGACCGTCTGAAGACCACCAACAAG GATCTGAGAAACAATATCAACATGGTGCTgaacagagagaaagcaagCAAAGCCATAAGACG GATGTTGTGGGACGAAGCACATTGTGATCTACAAACAGAGTGA